The genomic window ATGTCCTTTATGAAACCAATCTTGACATTGATGCTCAACTTCAAACAATCCTGGCAGATACAGGAGCGAATAAAACCTGGGACTTTGCTAATCTGAATTACATAGATTCCACCGTAGTCATTGAAGAGTACATGCCCACAGACCCTAATGATCCTCTGCTACAGGACCCCAACTTTTCCAACTCAACCTTTATTCGCAAAGCGACTCTTTATCCCGTAGATGGCGGCAATCCCGATACCACCTTTCTCTATGAATATGCTCGGCTGGATAATGGAAGCTGGACTACAAACGGAACCCTTAGCATTTCTGATTTAGATATGGATGGAATTCGAGATACTTTCCTCCAATGGTTTTCTCCTCCTCGCCTGGAAGTAAACTTTCCCGTAAGCAGCAATTCTCAATGGTCCGACTCTAGCGACCTGGTTCAGAAGTTTCAGGGCATGACTTTCATTTCATCCACCTTTCTGGATTCAAATTGGGTTGAAGGATGGGGCACGCTCATCACTCCCAGAGGAAGTGCTCCCGCTCTCAGAGTTCGCAACAAACTCATCACGAAAAATCCTGCCTTGCCCAATGATGAGCTTGGAACCGATATAGATTTTGTAACGGCTATGGATGAAATTGGCGCTTCTATTGTTGTCGAAGATGGAAGGGCTTTTCATTCGGTCAGAACCTTATTGGATGGAGCGACCTCCATATATGATTGGGAACTCTTTGACTTTCGCTTGAAGCAAAATTATCCCAACCCTTTTAAGCAAGAAACGCTCATCAGTTTTGAACTGGACAAAGCAGCCGAGATTGATATGCAATTGCTGGACATTCAGGGGAAAAGTCTAAAAGCCTTTCCCAGACAAAGGTATTTGCCGGGTTCGCATGAGGTGATTTTGGAAGCTTCAGACCTAAGCCCTGGTATCTACCTTGTACAGATGAGAATAGGAAATCAAATACAGCTGAGGCGCATACAAAAATTGTAGATAGATCTTTAAGAGTCCAGACCTGCTAAGGTTCTGGATTCTTTCTTTTAAATAAGCCTACCATTTTGCTGACTCCCGATATCTTGTCAAAAGCCTGGTGTTTTTCACCCGATAAATCTGGGTAGTAGTACTGGCCAAACTATCGCTGCTGCTGTAATACAGATATTTACTCGAAAACTCAGGACTTAAATCACTCCCACTGCTATTGAGTTCCTGCATATTTTGAGGGAAACTCCATATCCCTTCCTTACGAAAGCTTATATAAAGATCTCCATATGGACTTTTGTTTTCTGCTCGTTCTGAGGCTTCGAAAATCATGACGTCTCCACTTTCATCAAAGCCCAGATTCCACTCCCCTTTCTCCGAATTAATCCTCGCACCCAAATTGATCACCGAATCCCCACCCTGCAGAAAATCAGGAATGACATATATATCTCCCTGTCCCAGGCCTCCTTCCCGATCCGAAATAAAATAGAAATCTCCATCCGAATTGATTTTCGGACTGTATTCTCTTGCAGGGGAGTTGATGCCTATTGGCAAAGGCCTAGCTTCCCCCCAATTTCCTTCCTCATCCCTTACTATCATCCAAATGTCTTGAGAAACTTCTTGCTCCGCCCAGGGACGTTTTGAAGTAAAGAAGAGGCTATCTCCACCCCGGCTCAAATAAGGCTCACCATCATCTTCCTGTGCTGAAAATGAAAGCATTTCGGGGTCAGTCCAGTTTGTGCCCATTTTATTACTCCAATATATGCTACTCACTACCGGACCTCTTCCCCATGCCCCATCACTCCTTGCAAAAAAAAGCTCCTTCCCATCAAAAGAAATATCCAATGCATAATCAATCAGTGGGCCTGATACCTTGCCGGCTTCAAATACATGAGGAACAAAATCCTCTAAGTCAGAACTTGATTCGGAACAAGCCGAATAGAAAAAAAACAGCAAAGCCGTGATATTCAGGAATATAAATTTACCGTTCATGATATATCTATGGAT from Bacteroidia bacterium includes these protein-coding regions:
- a CDS encoding T9SS type A sorting domain-containing protein; the encoded protein is MNANFTLSHVYSLRILLILSLFGTSSMLSAQITINENIVTDNFNKRFRNVLYETNLDIDAQLQTILADTGANKTWDFANLNYIDSTVVIEEYMPTDPNDPLLQDPNFSNSTFIRKATLYPVDGGNPDTTFLYEYARLDNGSWTTNGTLSISDLDMDGIRDTFLQWFSPPRLEVNFPVSSNSQWSDSSDLVQKFQGMTFISSTFLDSNWVEGWGTLITPRGSAPALRVRNKLITKNPALPNDELGTDIDFVTAMDEIGASIVVEDGRAFHSVRTLLDGATSIYDWELFDFRLKQNYPNPFKQETLISFELDKAAEIDMQLLDIQGKSLKAFPRQRYLPGSHEVILEASDLSPGIYLVQMRIGNQIQLRRIQKL